A genomic region of Metopolophium dirhodum isolate CAU chromosome 1, ASM1992520v1, whole genome shotgun sequence contains the following coding sequences:
- the LOC132947033 gene encoding proteoglycan 4-like: MTGQQQEKWQQVAELIQRLGLVSGGQDEPRTAAQVARMTNRQLLQDPVRAAIYNRGWADRTTDIQRRLRPHRPPSTSTPGSRTPSLTRPPHPATTPAPVTPAEPAPVPRPTGVLPGPTGRARTEAQQARNRRKFQQLKEKRKARESEASQQRRLAKQPAPTSEPEAAGTPPTNPTPMEVDKPASKDGKSEEPGQPTSQESPDQSEATVEITESDWLVAFEGMPELDEHHSYYTPVGSPRHPQ; this comes from the coding sequence ATGACCGGCCAACAGCAGGAGAAGTGGCAGCAGGTTGCCGAGCTCATCCAACGGCTGGGGCTGGTATCCGGTGGACAGGATGAGCCGCGAACAGCCGCCCAGGTCGCGAGGATGACTAACCGCCAACTCCTGCAGGACCCAGTGCGGGCGGCCATCTACAACCGGGGCTGGGCGGACCGTACGACGGACATCCAGCGGAGGTTGCGGCCACACCGACCACCATCAACATCAACACCCGGCAGCCGCACACCGTCCCTGACAAGGCCACCACACCCAGCAACGACACCTGCCCCCGTAACACCTGCGGAGCCGGCACCGGTACCCAGGCCAACGGGGGTACTCCCCGGCCCAACGGGAAGGGCGAGGACGGAGGCGCAGCAGGCAAGGAACCGCCGGAAATTCCAACAGCTGAAGGAGAAGAGGAAGGCCAGGGAAAGCGAGGCAAGCCAACAACGTCGGCTTGCCAAGCAACCCGCGCCAACCTCAGAACCGGAAGCAGCCGGCACGCCTCCGACCAACCCTACACCGATGGAGGTTGACAAACCGGCATCCAAGGACGGCAAGTCCGAGGAGCCGGGACAACCCACCAGCCAGGAGTCGCCAGACCAATCGGAGGCCACGGTAGAAATTACCGAGTCAGATTGGCTGGTGGCGTTCGAGGGAATGCCGGAGTTGGACGAGCACCACTCGTACTACACTCCGGTAGGGTCCCCAAGACACCCCCAATAA
- the LOC132947059 gene encoding transcription factor Adf-1-like: MNNEKLIELVRTLTELYDLSHSKYYSDSTCKDKVWKSIADELNQTTSACKNRWNNLRDQYRRAIKRNKTTSGQAAPKKIKKYKYEDNLQFLQEFLQERDTITNLSCNLSDSSEEDGNTEEIHDALNDTSMNNDN, encoded by the exons ATGAACaacgaaaaattaattgaactcGTAAGAACGCTTACCGAACTATATGACTTGagtcattcaaaatattatagtgacaGTACATGTAAGGATAAAGTTTGGAAAAGTATTGCTGATGAACTAAATCAAACca CTAGTGCATGCAAAAATCGATGGAACAATTTAAGAGATCAATATAGGAGAGCAATAAAACGAAACAAAACCACATCAGGACAAGCtgcaccaaaaaaaattaagaaatataaatatgaagatAACTTGCAGTTTTTACAAGAGTTTTTACAAGAACGAGACACTATTACAAATTTATCATGTAATCTTAGTGACAGCTCTGAAGAAGATGGAAACACAGAAGAAATACACGATGCCCTAAACGATACTTCTATGAACAATGACAATTGA
- the LOC132947067 gene encoding piggyBac transposable element-derived protein 4-like, with protein sequence MRCIRFDDISTRTDRVKNDKLAPIRDLLNCFVINSQQSYSPGEFTTIDEMLVAFRGRCGFIQYMDKKPAKYGLKMYALCDARTFYTYNLEIYCGKQDTGPFATSNKPYDIVTRLTEPIQKSKQNVTTDNWFSSYPLAENLLKNGLTFMGTLKKNKKEIPPEFIV encoded by the coding sequence ATGAGGTGCATACGTTTCGATGATATAAGTACAAGGACAGATCGggtaaaaaatgataaattggcCCCAATACGAGACCTATTGAATTGCTTTGTAATTAACTCCCAACAGTCATATTCTCCCGGCGAATTCACCACTATTGATGAAATGTTAGTCGCTTTCCGAGGCCGCTGTGGATTCATTCAATACATGGACAAAAAACCGGCGAAATATGGACTAAAGATGTATGCACTGTGCGATGCCCGAACGTTTTATACgtataatttagaaatttacTGTGGAAAGCAAGACACGGGCCCTTTTGCGACATCGAACAAGCCCTATGATATAGTTACCAGACTAACTGAACCTATTCAAAAATCAAAGCAAAACGTTACAACCGACAACTGGTTTAGCAGTTATCCATTAGCTGAAAACTTACTAAAAAACGGATTAACTTTTATGGGcaccctaaaaaaaaacaaaaaagaaataccTCCGGAATTTATTGTTTAG
- the LOC132947071 gene encoding piggyBac transposable element-derived protein 4-like: MSELISSWLNEDMESLNDSCSDDSENDENTISVERHNEENYESDEPTENTSDESEPDDEESWSLFFPDNVIQEIVTCTNIYLTKIRINYGRERDVLDTSVVEIRALFGLLYIAGMMKSNHLNLSDLWSNDGLSPEYFRAVMSKTRFYLLLRALRFGNINTRSERKKIDKLAPIRTIFDEFVDRCKLNYTVGEYCTIDEMLEGFRGKCNFRQYIPKKPNKYGIKIFSLVDALLFYTTNMEVYVGKQPNGPYNQDNSESSIVKRMISPISKTGRNLTIDNWFTSVPLAVDLLQNHRITMVGTIRKNKREIPPLFLDTKKREVNSSKFGYSKECLLVSYVPKKK; the protein is encoded by the exons atgaGTGAGTTAATTAGTTCGTGGTTAAATGAAGATATGGAATCACTAAATGATTCGTGTAGTGATGATAGTGAAAATGATGAAAATACAATATCTGTAGAACGGCATAATGAAGAAAACTACGAGAGCGACGAACCTACCGAAAACACTAGCGATGAATCAGAACCTGACGATGAAG AATCTTGGTCACTTTTCTTTCCTGACAACGTTATTCAAGAAATTGTTACATGTACTAATATCTATTTGAccaaaattagaataaattatgGTAGGGAACGAGATGTCTTGGATACGAGTGTAGTAGAAATACGAGCGTTGTTCGGTCTTTTGTACATAGCTGGTATGATGAAAAGTAATCATCTAAATTTGTCGGATCTTTGGTCAAATGATGGGTTATCGCCGGAGTATTTTAGAGCTGTTATGTCAAAAAcgcgtttttatttattattacgagcACTAAGGtttggtaatataaatactcgcagtgaaagaaaaaaaattgataaattagcACCTATTCGAACTATTTTTGATGAATTTGTTGATcgctgtaaattaaattatactgtcGGGGAATATTGTACCATTGACGAGATGCTTGAAGGTTTCAGAGGGAAATGTAATTTTCGGCAATATATCCCTAAAAAGCCCAACAAgtatggtataaaaatattttcactcgTAGATGctcttttattttacacaacaaatatgGAGGTTTACGTAGGGAAACAACCTAATGGTCCTTATAATCAAGATAATAGTGAATCAAGTATTGTCAAGAGGATGATTTCTCCAATTTCCAAAACGGGTAGGAACTTGACCATTGATAATTGGTTTACATCTGTTCCATTGGCCGTTGACCTGTTACAAAATCATAGAATTACTATGGTTGGgacaattagaaaaaataaaagagAAATACCTCCTCTTTTTTTGGACACAAAGAAACGAGAAGTGAATAGTAGTAAATTTGGATATAGTAAAGAATGTTTATTAGTATCATacgtaccaaaaaaaaaataa